The genome window CGCCAACAACACGGATGCGGCCGAACGGCTGACCGGCTACCAGCGCGCGCTGCGCGAAGCGGACATCGCCATCGATCCGAAGCTGATGGTGGAAGGTGATTTCCACGAGGCCAGCGGGATGCTGGCCATGAACCATTTATTTGATACGCAGCAGCAATTCAGCGCCGTCTTCGCCGCCAACGACCTGTCCGCCTACGGCGTGCGCCTGTGTTTGTACCGCAAGGGCATCCGCGTGCCCGACGACATCTCGCTCGTCGGTTTCGATGACTTGCCCGGCTCGTCCTACACGACGCCGCCGCTGACGACCATCCACCAGCCCCTGTACGACATCGGCCGCATCGCCACGGAAGCGCTGCTGGGACTGATCAATGGCGAAGCCGTGCAGGCGGCCATTCCGCCGCTGGAACTGATCGTCAGGGAAACCACGCGGCGCATCCGGTAAGGCTTGCGGATGGGAACTTTTCCACCCGATTCAAGCTAAACGAGAATCACTACGCCAACGGCATCCGCGACGCGTGTGGGAATCTGCAGCAATGGCGCATCCGCTTTACAATAGTGGCTCGTTCAGCAAGAATGCTTGGTTCAAGCACGCAAGGCTCAACCCTCCGGCCCAGGCCGGAAGACTCCGAACACTCACCATAAAGGGACATCACATGGAACATACTCTGCCACCACTGCCGTATGAAATGGACGCTCTGGCGCCGCATATTTCGAAAGAAACCCTGGAATACCACTATGCCAAGCATCACCAGGCGTATGTCACCAACTTGAACAACCTGATCAAGGGTACCGAGTTCGAGAACCTGTCGCTGGAAAACATCATCAAGAAATCGTCGGGCGGCATCTTCAACAATGCGGCGCAAGTATGGAACCACACCTTCTACTGGAACGGCATGAAGCCGGCCGGCGGTGGTGCTCCTACCGGTGCCGTGGCTGACGCGATCAACGCCAAATGGTCGTCGTTCGACAAGTTCAAGGAAGAATTCACCAAGTCGTGCGTGGGCAACTTCGGTTCGGGCTGGACCTGGCTGGTGCAAAAAGCCGACGGTTCCGTCGACATCGTCAACACCTCGAACGCCGGCTGCCCTTTGACCACCGGCGACAAGCCGCTGCTGACCTGCGACGTCTGGGAACACGCCTACTACATCGACTACCGCAACCTGCGCGCCAAGTACGTGGAAACGTTCTGGGGCCTGGTCAACTGGGAATTCGTTGCCAAGAACTTCGCGTAAGCGGTTCCTGACAACGTAAACCGGACACGCCTGCGCCGCAGTGACGTGTCCTGGAAGAAAGCCTGCGCTTGCGAGCGTGGGCTTTTTTTATGTCTCCGCAGAAAGTACATGCGGGCAGCACACACTGGTCAGACGAACAAGATCCGCATGCGCGATGTTATAAGATACGCAAGCGCACTCCCGTGCTTGCCGGCCAGCCTCGCCGCCATCCCTTGCTGAAAGAAAACAATGAAAAAAATCATGCTTGCCCTGCTCGTCCTTGCCTCCGGTTCCGCCTTCGCCAACTCGGCCTGCGACACGCCGCGCAACGACTTCGACGGCCTGTATTGCCTGAACAAGGTGTACCAGGAAGCGGACAAGGAACTCAACGCCAACTACAAAAAACTGAGCTCCCAGCTCGATGCCGGCGGCAAGCAAAAGCTGAAATCGGGCCAGCTGGCGTGGATCAGCAACCGTAACCAGAATTGCTCCAAACGCGAAGCATCGGACTTCTATGTCAACCTCGATTGCGCCACCCGGACCACCATCGAACGCGCGCAATTCCTGCAAGACCGCGTGCGCGAATGCGTGAGTGGCGGCTGCCAGAACAGCAAACTGTGATGTAAGTCTGCGCCAGCGCAAACGCAAGCGGGCGGCAAGCGCCCATACTGACCGCTCCGATTTCTTTCCCGTTTGCGCCATGAGCAAACTCATCGACATTCCCCTGCGCCACTGGGACGCCAGCGGCAGCGCGGCGCAGCAGGCGGCGGCGCTGCGGGCACTCGAAGACGGGCAAATCGTGCTGCTGCCCGCCCTGGGCTTTCCCCTGCGACAGGACGAGCATGCCCTGCTCGACGGCGCTGTGGGTAGCGCCAGCAGCGCCAAGAACATCAGCTGGGAAGCGGCGCGTGGCGTGCGCGGCCACGGCGATGCCTGCGATGCGTCCCTGCTGGCCGCGCTGATGCAGCGCTATGCGGGGCACACGCAGCGCTTGCTGGCCGGCTTGCTGCCTGGCTATGCTCCCCATCTGCAGCAAGGCAAGGGCAGCTTTCGCCCCGTGGAAATCGCCGGCCGGGCGACCTCCTGGCGCAAGGACGATACGCGCCTGCATGTCGACAGCTTTCCCTCCGCACCCACGCAAG of Janthinobacterium sp. PAMC25594 contains these proteins:
- a CDS encoding lysozyme inhibitor LprI family protein; the encoded protein is MKKIMLALLVLASGSAFANSACDTPRNDFDGLYCLNKVYQEADKELNANYKKLSSQLDAGGKQKLKSGQLAWISNRNQNCSKREASDFYVNLDCATRTTIERAQFLQDRVRECVSGGCQNSKL
- a CDS encoding superoxide dismutase, with the protein product MEHTLPPLPYEMDALAPHISKETLEYHYAKHHQAYVTNLNNLIKGTEFENLSLENIIKKSSGGIFNNAAQVWNHTFYWNGMKPAGGGAPTGAVADAINAKWSSFDKFKEEFTKSCVGNFGSGWTWLVQKADGSVDIVNTSNAGCPLTTGDKPLLTCDVWEHAYYIDYRNLRAKYVETFWGLVNWEFVAKNFA
- a CDS encoding Kdo hydroxylase family protein; this encodes MSKLIDIPLRHWDASGSAAQQAAALRALEDGQIVLLPALGFPLRQDEHALLDGAVGSASSAKNISWEAARGVRGHGDACDASLLAALMQRYAGHTQRLLAGLLPGYAPHLQQGKGSFRPVEIAGRATSWRKDDTRLHVDSFPSAPTQGRCILRVFTNIHPRDAPRVWKLGAPFEQVARHFLPVAKRPQPVLAALLQWLRITKSRRTAYDHYMLQLHDAMKADLDYQAQVEQQTHAFAPGQTWIVFSDAVSHAALRGQHALEQTWLLPVRAMAAPYKSPLAILERQLQRPLA